From a region of the Corallococcus coralloides DSM 2259 genome:
- a CDS encoding TIGR03885 family FMN-dependent LLM class oxidoreductase — protein MSLIGFHASHEQFPPSELLRLCRKAEGAGFQAALNSDHFHPWTEAQGQSGFAWAFMGAALATTRLSFGSVTAPGQRYHPAIVAQALGTLNEMYPGRAWMALGSGQYLNEAITGTGWPAKDLRHARLKECVDIMRALFRGETVTHRGLVTVEEAKLYTRPKDMPLLVGAAVTPKTARWVGSWADGLITTARPPEELRKVVDAFREGGGEGKPLFLKVQLSYAKDDELAREGAYNQWASNIFANSVLTDMRSPAQFQEAANVVQPHDLDGPLRVSSSLQQHVDWLGEDLRLGFDRLYLHNVNREQDGFIEAFGEKVIPALTR, from the coding sequence ATGTCCCTCATCGGTTTCCACGCGTCGCACGAACAGTTCCCGCCCAGCGAGCTCCTGCGCCTCTGTCGGAAGGCGGAGGGCGCGGGCTTCCAGGCCGCGCTCAACTCCGACCACTTCCACCCGTGGACGGAAGCGCAGGGACAGAGCGGCTTCGCCTGGGCGTTCATGGGCGCGGCGCTCGCGACCACCCGGCTGTCCTTCGGCTCCGTCACGGCGCCGGGCCAGCGCTACCACCCGGCCATCGTCGCGCAGGCGCTGGGCACCCTGAACGAGATGTATCCCGGCCGGGCGTGGATGGCGCTCGGCAGCGGCCAGTACCTCAACGAGGCCATCACCGGCACGGGCTGGCCCGCGAAGGACCTGCGCCACGCGCGCCTGAAGGAGTGCGTGGACATCATGCGCGCCCTCTTCCGAGGCGAGACGGTGACGCACCGGGGGCTCGTCACGGTGGAGGAGGCGAAGCTCTACACGCGCCCCAAGGACATGCCCCTGCTGGTGGGAGCGGCCGTGACGCCGAAGACAGCGCGTTGGGTGGGAAGCTGGGCGGACGGGCTCATCACCACCGCGAGGCCCCCGGAGGAGCTGCGCAAGGTGGTGGACGCCTTCCGCGAAGGCGGCGGCGAGGGCAAGCCCCTGTTCCTCAAGGTGCAGCTGTCCTACGCGAAGGACGACGAGCTCGCGCGTGAAGGCGCGTACAACCAATGGGCGTCCAACATCTTCGCCAACAGCGTCCTCACCGACATGCGCTCACCCGCGCAGTTCCAGGAGGCCGCGAACGTGGTGCAGCCGCACGACCTGGATGGCCCGCTGCGCGTCTCCAGCAGCCTCCAGCAGCACGTGGACTGGCTGGGCGAGGACCTGCGCCTGGGCTTCGACCGGCTGTACCTGCACAACGTCAACCGCGAGCAGGACGGCTTCATCGAGGCCTTCGGTGAGAAGGTGATTCCGGCGCTCACGCGCTGA
- a CDS encoding DUF6310 domain-containing protein: protein MRLRACAALLLFLSACATTPPGPGGPTSRNPRIANLQRAAALPWTDGGRCVVREAFQPWPVLMERCYQALDHERIEVQDTTGRCAVASAGAAAVGIGFCVLAAPEIAVGAVIVLGVVVVAVAIKEALDAYELRHLYPEEAAASRGAKGAPRETVAKRKPKLEPEPAGRDWQPPVPPVPVGRSRRDNCEPIPVNHRGGNDPHNKCADKIPNNSFPGWDVFVNGKNFDALQLATRVLWEVKTDNFDTFSEFLQGQVIRDQVPEMRIERELARACGFVFRVGVRSEEHKEALEEAAPDLKGFIVVMDWC, encoded by the coding sequence ATGCGACTCCGTGCCTGCGCCGCGCTCCTCCTCTTCCTCTCGGCATGCGCTACGACTCCTCCGGGCCCTGGAGGGCCGACGTCGCGCAACCCAAGGATTGCCAACCTCCAGCGAGCGGCGGCGCTGCCCTGGACTGACGGTGGGCGGTGCGTTGTGCGCGAGGCTTTCCAGCCTTGGCCGGTGCTGATGGAACGGTGCTACCAGGCCCTCGACCATGAACGGATCGAGGTTCAGGACACCACGGGGCGATGCGCGGTCGCGTCCGCTGGCGCAGCTGCCGTGGGGATCGGGTTCTGCGTGCTGGCGGCTCCTGAGATTGCCGTGGGGGCCGTGATCGTTCTTGGCGTGGTGGTGGTCGCCGTCGCCATCAAGGAAGCGCTGGATGCGTATGAACTCCGCCACCTCTACCCGGAAGAAGCCGCGGCATCACGAGGAGCGAAGGGAGCACCTCGTGAGACCGTAGCGAAGCGGAAGCCCAAGCTGGAACCGGAGCCAGCAGGACGGGACTGGCAGCCTCCGGTGCCGCCCGTGCCCGTGGGCCGGTCGCGCCGTGACAACTGCGAGCCCATCCCAGTGAATCACCGTGGCGGCAATGACCCGCACAACAAGTGCGCCGACAAGATTCCGAACAACAGCTTCCCCGGCTGGGATGTGTTCGTGAATGGGAAGAATTTCGACGCGCTGCAACTGGCTACCCGCGTGCTTTGGGAGGTCAAGACCGACAATTTCGATACCTTCAGTGAGTTTCTCCAGGGCCAGGTGATCAGAGACCAGGTGCCCGAGATGCGGATTGAGCGCGAACTCGCTCGGGCCTGCGGCTTCGTCTTCCGGGTCGGCGTACGCAGTGAAGAGCACAAGGAAGCGCTGGAAGAGGCAGCCCCGGATCTCAAGGGGTTTATCGTCGTCATGGACTGGTGCTGA
- a CDS encoding alpha-amylase family protein — protein MIEDLWYKNAVVYCLDVETFMDGNGDGVGDFVGLRRKLDYLAGLGITCLWLLPFQPSPNRDNGYDISDYYGVDPRLGDLGDFVAFTHEAKLHGIRVIIDLVVNHTSDQHPWFQAARKDPDSNYRDYYVWAKKKPKDAHKGMVFPGVQPSTWTYDKEARLWYFHRFFHYQPDLNVANPEVREQILKVMGYWLELGVSGFRVDAVPFLVELKGVKNPDVKNPYKLLEEMREFLSWRKGDAILLAEANVTMNEVVEFFGDNDRMQMVFNFLANQNFYLALTRGDVTPLVQALKSSPKLPHTAQWANFLRNHDELDLGRLSDEDRLEVFEALGPDKGMQLYDRGLRRRFASMLDGDRRRIEVAYSLMFSLPGTPVLWYGDELGMGENLSLVERQAVRTPMQWSPEPHGGFTLAQEPVKPLVSEGPFGFRQVNVAQQRRDPGSQLNWTERIIRARKECPELGWGAWKVLRTGNKGVLAIRYEWKGNALVVLHNLSARPCTVKLDPGGEEPCTLFNVLSEDHSEPVDGQRHVLTLEGYGYRWFRVGLENPARKHRTEPLP, from the coding sequence ATGATTGAAGACCTCTGGTACAAGAACGCGGTCGTCTACTGCCTCGACGTCGAGACGTTCATGGACGGCAACGGCGACGGCGTGGGGGACTTCGTGGGCCTGCGCCGCAAGCTGGACTACCTGGCGGGCCTGGGCATCACCTGCCTGTGGCTGTTGCCCTTCCAGCCCTCGCCCAACCGCGACAACGGCTACGACATCAGCGACTACTACGGCGTGGATCCGCGCCTGGGGGACCTGGGCGACTTCGTGGCCTTCACCCACGAGGCGAAGCTGCACGGCATCCGCGTCATCATCGACCTGGTGGTGAACCACACGTCGGATCAGCACCCGTGGTTCCAGGCCGCGCGCAAGGACCCGGACAGCAACTACCGCGACTACTACGTCTGGGCGAAGAAGAAGCCCAAGGACGCCCACAAGGGCATGGTCTTCCCGGGCGTGCAGCCCTCCACGTGGACGTACGACAAGGAGGCGCGCCTCTGGTACTTCCACCGCTTCTTCCACTACCAGCCCGACCTCAACGTCGCGAACCCGGAGGTGCGCGAGCAGATCCTCAAGGTGATGGGGTACTGGCTGGAATTGGGCGTGTCCGGCTTCCGCGTGGACGCGGTGCCCTTCCTCGTGGAGCTGAAGGGCGTGAAGAACCCGGACGTGAAGAACCCCTACAAGCTGCTGGAGGAGATGCGCGAGTTCCTCTCCTGGCGCAAGGGGGACGCCATCCTGCTCGCGGAAGCCAACGTCACCATGAACGAGGTGGTGGAGTTCTTTGGCGACAACGACCGCATGCAGATGGTGTTCAACTTCCTGGCGAACCAGAACTTCTACCTGGCGCTCACGCGCGGGGACGTGACGCCGCTGGTGCAGGCCCTGAAGTCCTCCCCCAAGCTGCCGCACACGGCGCAGTGGGCGAACTTCCTGCGCAACCACGACGAGCTGGACCTGGGGCGCCTGTCGGACGAGGACCGGCTGGAGGTCTTCGAGGCCCTGGGACCGGACAAGGGCATGCAGCTGTATGACCGGGGCCTGCGCCGCCGGTTCGCGTCGATGCTGGACGGAGACCGCCGCCGCATCGAAGTGGCCTACAGTTTGATGTTCTCACTGCCGGGGACTCCAGTGCTCTGGTACGGCGACGAGCTGGGCATGGGGGAGAACCTGTCACTCGTGGAGCGGCAGGCGGTGCGCACGCCCATGCAGTGGAGCCCGGAGCCGCACGGCGGCTTCACGCTGGCGCAAGAGCCGGTGAAGCCCCTGGTGTCGGAGGGGCCGTTCGGCTTCCGGCAGGTGAACGTGGCGCAGCAGCGCCGCGACCCGGGCTCGCAGCTCAACTGGACGGAGCGCATCATCCGCGCGCGCAAGGAGTGCCCGGAGCTGGGGTGGGGCGCGTGGAAGGTGCTGCGCACGGGCAACAAGGGCGTGCTGGCCATCCGGTACGAATGGAAGGGCAACGCGCTGGTGGTGCTGCACAACCTGTCCGCCCGGCCCTGCACGGTGAAGCTGGATCCGGGCGGCGAGGAGCCGTGCACGCTGTTCAACGTGCTGAGCGAGGACCACTCCGAGCCCGTGGATGGCCAGCGCCACGTGCTCACGCTGGAGGGGTACGGCTACCGGTGGTTCCGCGTGGGGTTGGAGAACCCCGCGCGCAAGCACCGGACGGAGCCGCTGCCCTAG
- a CDS encoding DUF2381 family protein — protein MLQPLRLALPLTLMLAWGAAAQAQQATRTRAERKRAVTIASTSADPLPIVHVAGDTPTLFLFTSPIQKKTLTFDESRIRVLDAGERSVIIQPVADLGEGERQEIGVFFADGQALTRAAFVLVTDPAEVDSRIDVRRPEPPNTACQPAQAPSLKPEDFVLLGLVDKAGVTTSSRHGEPTVVQGLALDSLVAFRGTGWVLADMTILNSPDQPAWTPQEAMFVRQVGVPLRARLVTKRPGPILPGETMRVLAVVELPQAQADLVFTLEIRGDGGRRFTIPGVRFPQPVAGEAQ, from the coding sequence TTGCTCCAACCCTTGAGATTGGCTCTTCCCCTGACGCTCATGCTCGCCTGGGGAGCCGCCGCGCAGGCCCAGCAGGCCACGAGGACACGCGCTGAGCGTAAGCGCGCTGTGACCATCGCGAGCACGTCGGCTGATCCGTTGCCCATCGTCCATGTGGCGGGGGACACGCCGACGTTGTTCCTCTTCACTTCGCCCATCCAGAAGAAGACCCTGACCTTTGATGAGTCCCGGATCCGCGTCCTGGATGCCGGCGAGCGCTCCGTCATCATTCAGCCCGTGGCCGACCTCGGCGAGGGCGAGCGACAGGAAATCGGGGTCTTCTTCGCTGACGGCCAGGCGCTGACACGGGCTGCCTTCGTGCTCGTGACCGACCCTGCCGAAGTGGACTCCCGGATCGACGTGCGGCGCCCGGAGCCGCCCAATACGGCCTGCCAGCCCGCCCAAGCCCCGTCGCTGAAGCCCGAAGACTTCGTGTTGCTCGGCCTCGTGGACAAGGCAGGTGTCACAACATCCAGCAGGCACGGCGAGCCAACCGTTGTGCAGGGGCTTGCATTGGACTCGCTCGTCGCTTTTCGGGGCACAGGTTGGGTTCTGGCGGACATGACGATCCTGAACAGCCCTGATCAACCCGCTTGGACACCCCAAGAGGCGATGTTCGTGAGGCAGGTGGGCGTCCCCCTGCGCGCGCGGCTCGTGACGAAGAGACCGGGGCCCATTCTTCCGGGGGAGACCATGCGCGTGCTCGCGGTCGTGGAACTTCCACAGGCGCAAGCGGACCTCGTCTTCACCCTGGAGATACGCGGGGACGGGGGACGTCGATTCACGATTCCGGGCGTGCGCTTTCCGCAGCCCGTCGCGGGAGAGGCCCAATGA
- a CDS encoding winged helix DNA-binding domain-containing protein: MPSDVLSRQALNRATLARQLLLTREKMTVPRAIEHLVGLQAQLARPPYLALWSRLQGFQRDTLTKLALKRELARGTMMRGTLHLMAAKDYLRYRGLFQPLLDAALRSVLKERATALDLPALLATAKPFLMEKPRTFEEVREHLMKHHVDGDERAMGFATRMGLPLVQVPEEGLEWGWPGNSGFTLAESWLGEKISTDDDASPLVLRYLAAFGPATVADMQSWSGIKPLKDAFEKVRGKLVEFRDEKKRVLFDLPKAPRPPEDTPAPVRFLPDFDNLILSHADRTRVVPEEHREKLSTKNLRVLNVFLVNGHVAGSWSTERKKGTVTLVCKPFEPVKKADKDALAQEGEELLRFSDPDAAKVAVTFAAQ; this comes from the coding sequence ATGCCCAGCGACGTCCTGTCCCGTCAGGCCCTCAACCGCGCCACGCTCGCGCGTCAGCTGCTGCTCACGCGCGAGAAGATGACCGTGCCGCGCGCCATCGAGCACCTGGTGGGGCTCCAGGCGCAGCTCGCGCGCCCGCCGTACCTGGCCCTCTGGTCGCGCCTCCAGGGCTTCCAGCGCGACACGCTCACGAAGCTGGCGCTGAAGCGGGAGCTGGCGCGCGGCACGATGATGCGCGGCACGCTGCACCTGATGGCCGCGAAGGACTACCTGCGCTACCGCGGCCTCTTCCAGCCCCTGCTCGATGCCGCCCTGCGCTCCGTGCTGAAGGAGCGCGCCACGGCGCTGGACCTGCCCGCGCTCCTGGCCACCGCGAAGCCCTTCCTCATGGAGAAGCCCCGCACCTTCGAGGAGGTGCGCGAGCACCTGATGAAGCACCACGTGGACGGCGACGAGCGCGCCATGGGCTTCGCCACGCGGATGGGACTGCCGCTCGTCCAGGTGCCCGAGGAGGGGCTGGAGTGGGGCTGGCCCGGCAACTCCGGCTTCACGCTGGCGGAGTCGTGGCTGGGTGAGAAGATCTCCACGGACGACGACGCGTCGCCGTTGGTGCTGCGTTACCTGGCGGCCTTCGGTCCCGCCACGGTGGCGGACATGCAGTCCTGGTCCGGCATCAAGCCGCTGAAGGACGCCTTCGAGAAGGTGCGCGGCAAGCTGGTGGAGTTCCGCGACGAGAAGAAGCGCGTCCTCTTCGACCTGCCCAAGGCTCCGCGCCCGCCAGAGGACACGCCCGCGCCGGTGCGCTTCCTGCCGGACTTCGACAACCTCATCCTCTCCCACGCGGACCGCACCCGCGTCGTGCCGGAGGAGCACCGCGAGAAGCTGTCCACGAAGAACCTGCGCGTGCTGAACGTGTTCCTGGTGAACGGGCACGTCGCGGGCTCGTGGAGCACCGAGCGCAAGAAGGGCACCGTGACGCTGGTGTGCAAGCCCTTCGAACCGGTGAAGAAGGCGGACAAAGACGCGCTGGCGCAGGAGGGAGAGGAGCTCCTGCGCTTCAGCGACCCGGACGCCGCGAAGGTGGCGGTGACGTTCGCCGCGCAGTAG
- a CDS encoding serine/threonine protein kinase, which yields MSATLLNPTPGSLIDGWQVARPLGAGGFARVFLGEKNGRHRAIKLAQHRETSGDLKQTHDRTLRELTALLMLDHPNIVRPRGHGLAESGNLYLALDYVDGWTLAEWAERKHPTVREVLGVFEKLASALAYMHGRGILHRDLKLSNVLIRKSDGEPVIIDFSCATYTHAEDLTDGGLPPGTDRYRAPEQFKFLREHKDERRARYAFQVSDEIFAVGVMLHELLTDPRPTEFRPRFDLNNAAMPPPSPRLANARIPEAVSDLIESMLALDPKRRPVDTEALRRELAELRANPGAEYDVPGHPPAEQRHGVPPPAALAMPSTPQPLKRHIARVARPRGWGRWGAVLASVVALVAVALFWRASSNIPGTPAALRSTTPKPPPPAMSTLGPPPATAPGLATADVPKEGSTVKTPPPQTTPPGRTPRMTKKAVAAVECASLSLVAALAAGCPGAQLRPEPFTCPEGAFEAMTQQLHWRQYDRFSVRMDDRQPDELVWFTAGTEVVGVVPKGVTDDRQLEVAPIGTRFYGKAYYLPEKMGGSDAPALVVRYDRVKLPGQDEYPICFVVEAGAAAFKDGKVQARNRAGGFVVYRWP from the coding sequence ATGAGCGCGACGCTGCTCAACCCGACTCCGGGTTCGTTGATTGACGGATGGCAGGTGGCCAGACCCCTTGGGGCCGGAGGCTTTGCCCGTGTCTTCCTGGGGGAAAAGAACGGCAGGCACCGTGCCATCAAGCTGGCGCAGCACCGGGAGACCAGCGGCGACCTCAAGCAAACCCATGACCGGACGCTTCGGGAGTTGACGGCGCTGCTCATGCTGGACCACCCCAACATCGTCCGGCCGCGGGGGCATGGCCTCGCCGAGAGCGGGAACCTCTACCTCGCGCTCGACTACGTGGACGGCTGGACGCTCGCGGAGTGGGCCGAGCGCAAGCACCCCACGGTGCGCGAAGTTCTCGGCGTCTTCGAGAAGCTCGCCAGTGCGCTGGCGTACATGCACGGCCGGGGCATCCTGCATCGGGACCTGAAGCTGTCCAACGTGCTCATCCGCAAGAGTGACGGCGAGCCCGTCATCATCGACTTCAGTTGCGCGACCTACACGCATGCCGAAGACTTGACGGATGGAGGCCTGCCGCCGGGCACGGACCGCTACCGCGCGCCCGAGCAGTTCAAGTTCCTGCGTGAGCACAAGGACGAGCGTCGGGCCCGCTATGCCTTCCAGGTATCCGACGAGATCTTCGCCGTCGGCGTCATGCTGCATGAGTTGCTGACGGACCCGCGACCGACGGAGTTCCGTCCGCGCTTCGACTTGAACAATGCGGCCATGCCACCGCCGTCGCCCCGCTTGGCGAATGCGCGCATTCCAGAGGCCGTGAGCGATCTCATTGAGAGCATGCTGGCCCTGGACCCCAAGCGGCGCCCGGTCGACACCGAGGCGCTGCGCCGGGAGTTGGCGGAGCTCCGCGCCAATCCCGGTGCCGAATACGACGTACCGGGGCATCCGCCAGCTGAACAGCGTCACGGAGTGCCGCCCCCCGCGGCGCTGGCGATGCCCTCCACGCCCCAGCCGCTCAAGCGGCACATCGCCCGGGTTGCGCGCCCGCGTGGCTGGGGACGGTGGGGCGCGGTGCTTGCCAGCGTCGTCGCGCTTGTCGCCGTCGCGCTCTTCTGGCGCGCCTCTTCGAATATCCCGGGCACCCCGGCAGCGCTCCGTTCCACGACGCCCAAGCCACCACCACCTGCTATGTCCACCCTTGGTCCCCCGCCCGCGACAGCTCCGGGGCTGGCCACTGCTGATGTTCCCAAGGAAGGTTCAACCGTGAAGACGCCGCCCCCCCAAACGACGCCCCCAGGACGCACACCTCGCATGACGAAGAAGGCCGTTGCCGCCGTCGAGTGTGCGTCGTTGTCGCTCGTTGCCGCGCTGGCGGCGGGATGCCCGGGAGCGCAGCTCCGGCCCGAACCCTTCACCTGCCCGGAGGGGGCCTTTGAAGCCATGACGCAGCAGCTCCATTGGAGGCAGTACGACCGCTTCTCGGTCCGAATGGACGACCGCCAACCTGATGAGCTGGTGTGGTTCACCGCTGGCACGGAGGTCGTGGGGGTGGTCCCGAAAGGCGTCACCGACGACAGACAGTTGGAGGTCGCTCCCATCGGAACGCGCTTCTACGGCAAGGCCTATTACCTCCCCGAGAAGATGGGGGGTTCGGATGCACCGGCACTCGTCGTCCGGTATGACCGCGTGAAGCTCCCGGGCCAGGATGAGTACCCCATTTGCTTCGTGGTGGAGGCAGGAGCCGCGGCGTTCAAGGACGGCAAAGTGCAGGCGAGGAACCGGGCTGGGGGGTTTGTTGTGTACCGCTGGCCCTGA
- a CDS encoding DUF5953 family protein — translation MTAKRKINLTVYAPALVSDDNRTIALVHGMERAFPGLRLEWRVSEDGRTIALPQRDAWLTEGTKDGGFPLVCNGNENLPVMISGWESPAGSSPGGRSQLEVHAQLPPSEGGLAAVADVLEAVAEIARGHWGHATPFRASVDIARQTRNRPDDLEVPPRGLPVLTSPSAMRSPEIPHRLGWLNYWSAAAARAIGFPDPVRDTELLSRARRTASGGWVVQLTDGPLDLDNPAHLEALKRAYERFPVIGGRAAP, via the coding sequence ATGACAGCCAAACGGAAGATCAACCTCACCGTCTACGCGCCTGCACTCGTGAGTGACGACAACCGCACCATCGCCTTGGTTCATGGGATGGAGCGTGCGTTCCCAGGTCTGCGCCTGGAATGGAGGGTTTCCGAAGACGGACGCACCATCGCCTTGCCACAACGCGACGCATGGCTCACCGAGGGAACCAAGGATGGGGGGTTCCCTCTCGTGTGTAACGGCAACGAGAACCTTCCCGTGATGATTTCCGGGTGGGAATCACCAGCGGGTAGTTCTCCAGGCGGTCGGTCACAACTGGAGGTCCATGCGCAGCTGCCTCCGAGCGAAGGAGGGCTCGCGGCGGTAGCGGATGTGCTGGAGGCCGTGGCCGAAATCGCACGCGGACACTGGGGGCACGCCACGCCGTTCAGGGCAAGCGTGGACATTGCGCGCCAGACGAGGAATCGGCCAGATGACCTGGAAGTGCCTCCTCGCGGCCTGCCGGTGCTCACGTCCCCGAGTGCCATGAGATCGCCGGAGATTCCCCACCGCCTGGGCTGGCTGAATTACTGGTCGGCTGCTGCCGCACGGGCCATCGGGTTCCCGGATCCTGTTCGCGACACCGAACTGCTTTCACGGGCGCGGCGTACGGCATCTGGCGGGTGGGTCGTGCAGCTCACTGACGGGCCGCTCGACCTGGACAACCCCGCCCACCTGGAAGCGCTCAAGCGGGCCTATGAGCGCTTTCCGGTGATTGGCGGACGCGCGGCGCCCTGA